In Planctomycetia bacterium, one DNA window encodes the following:
- a CDS encoding DEAD/DEAH box helicase, whose protein sequence is MWFWLRPEFGGSAEATNFNLPGEAETCTAIADQFDLSATQEKPSLGNLRVWLPAEVLSVDAGTGKAQRAEWVQCEVRAAGFTASSAADLLIRGRRGNDPVSPSVAYWSALARYAVELLARQRFMPALEETERGYRARWLPAICDEAEVAWLERVVATMPPGCRVMVTDESHGVEPVWLVESFLEATIDGLSRRFLHRDEFFSELPCRARREKHWELVFLSALVSSDDVVKGDSEHWAGIAEHLTAWTAPLLDSVEAAPHRVGFELVEPAASLDPATDGDSPSGWGLRVLVKSSETGELLDPAGFWRPALSGRTALRGRAARRWEELRLRLKEAAAHFAPIRRAVNMPKPEIILLSTREAHQFLREAVSALSAADFEVLLPEWAMGADRAIGLYLDLSAPGISGEASPGGVSTAAGGPALGLGALVDFNWRIAVGEERLSADEFEKLVTQNAPLVRFRNQWIGVNADEARRALEFVRKQQGGRMSLAQALRLAGGAEDNDLNLPVMGLSGSDWLGRLLAETPEQQLAPLPQPRGFKGELRPYQLRGLAWLDFLDRLGIGSCLADDMGLGKTIQLIALLLHERERVASRSNGGAASGEEAIGPTLLFAPMSVVGNWEREIARFAPSLRVLVHHGALRLGGDAFVERAMQSDVVITTYGLAGRELEDFSRVLWHRVAMDEAQKIKNPSAAQTIALRSIGAPHRVALTGTPLENHLSELWSIMDALNPGLLGTLARFRTRYVTPIERNGDATRAEQLRRFIRPFVLRRLKNDPTVSCDLPEKMEMRVYCNLTPEQAALYEQAVASMLEQVDRATGIRRRGLILSTLTRLKQICNHPLQFLKTTGKLDGRSGKCERLMEMMEEVLEEGDAALVFTQFREMGVILEQMLAQRLNTEVLFLHGGTPMKKRNELIDRFQNEKDSARIFLLSLRAGGFGLNLTRANHVFHFDRWWNPAVEGQATDRAHRIGQTRRVQVHKFVCIGTVEERIDRLLTEKSALAENIVGSGDDWLTSLSTVELSEYLTLSNDAVAEVD, encoded by the coding sequence ATGTGGTTCTGGTTGCGACCGGAGTTCGGCGGATCGGCTGAAGCCACCAACTTCAACTTGCCCGGCGAAGCCGAAACTTGCACCGCGATTGCGGACCAGTTCGATCTTTCCGCGACGCAGGAGAAGCCAAGCCTTGGCAACCTTCGTGTTTGGCTTCCAGCGGAGGTTCTTTCGGTCGATGCCGGTACTGGCAAAGCCCAGCGGGCGGAATGGGTCCAGTGCGAAGTGCGCGCCGCCGGCTTCACTGCGTCGTCTGCGGCGGATCTCTTGATACGGGGCCGACGTGGAAATGATCCGGTCAGCCCGTCGGTCGCGTATTGGTCTGCGCTGGCGCGATACGCAGTCGAACTGCTGGCGCGCCAGCGCTTCATGCCCGCCTTGGAGGAGACGGAGCGCGGCTACCGGGCGCGCTGGCTGCCGGCGATCTGCGATGAAGCCGAGGTGGCGTGGCTGGAACGCGTGGTGGCCACGATGCCGCCGGGGTGCCGCGTGATGGTCACCGATGAATCGCATGGTGTCGAACCGGTATGGCTCGTCGAGTCGTTTCTCGAAGCGACGATCGACGGCTTGAGTCGCCGGTTCCTGCATCGCGATGAGTTTTTCAGCGAGCTTCCTTGTCGCGCCCGCCGGGAAAAACACTGGGAGCTGGTCTTCTTATCGGCGCTGGTCTCAAGCGACGACGTCGTGAAGGGGGACAGCGAGCACTGGGCCGGTATCGCGGAACATCTCACGGCTTGGACCGCACCACTGCTGGATTCCGTGGAGGCGGCCCCGCATCGAGTCGGGTTTGAACTGGTCGAGCCGGCTGCGTCGCTTGATCCGGCGACGGATGGCGATTCGCCGAGCGGCTGGGGGCTGCGTGTTCTGGTGAAGTCGTCGGAGACGGGCGAACTGCTCGATCCGGCCGGTTTCTGGCGTCCCGCGTTGAGTGGGCGAACGGCACTGCGTGGTCGGGCCGCGCGACGGTGGGAGGAATTGCGGTTGCGGTTGAAAGAGGCCGCTGCGCATTTCGCGCCAATTCGCCGGGCGGTGAACATGCCCAAGCCGGAAATCATTTTGTTGAGCACGCGTGAAGCGCATCAGTTTCTTCGTGAAGCGGTTTCGGCGCTGTCCGCGGCCGACTTCGAAGTCCTATTGCCCGAATGGGCGATGGGAGCGGATCGTGCGATCGGACTGTATCTCGACTTGTCGGCCCCCGGGATTTCGGGAGAAGCGTCGCCAGGAGGCGTTTCAACCGCCGCCGGTGGCCCGGCGCTGGGACTTGGTGCGCTCGTGGACTTCAACTGGCGCATTGCGGTGGGGGAGGAGCGACTCAGCGCGGATGAGTTCGAAAAGCTCGTGACGCAGAATGCCCCACTGGTTCGATTTCGCAATCAGTGGATCGGCGTGAATGCCGATGAGGCACGTCGCGCGCTGGAGTTCGTGCGCAAACAGCAGGGCGGGCGCATGTCGTTGGCGCAGGCGCTGCGGCTGGCTGGCGGGGCGGAAGACAACGATCTGAACTTGCCGGTGATGGGCCTGTCAGGGAGCGACTGGCTGGGGCGGTTGCTGGCGGAGACACCCGAGCAGCAGCTCGCGCCGTTGCCACAGCCGAGGGGGTTCAAGGGCGAATTGCGGCCGTACCAGTTGCGCGGCCTGGCGTGGCTGGATTTCCTGGATCGGCTGGGGATCGGCTCGTGTCTTGCAGATGACATGGGTTTGGGGAAGACGATCCAGTTGATCGCGCTGCTGCTGCATGAGCGCGAGCGCGTTGCGTCGCGATCGAACGGTGGTGCCGCGTCAGGAGAAGAGGCCATCGGTCCGACCCTGCTGTTCGCTCCGATGTCGGTGGTGGGCAATTGGGAGCGGGAGATCGCGAGGTTCGCGCCGTCGTTGCGCGTGCTGGTACATCACGGCGCGCTGCGGCTGGGGGGGGACGCGTTTGTCGAACGGGCGATGCAAAGTGACGTGGTCATCACGACGTACGGGCTAGCCGGTCGCGAGCTGGAGGATTTTTCACGTGTGCTGTGGCATCGGGTGGCCATGGACGAGGCCCAGAAGATCAAGAACCCTTCGGCGGCGCAGACGATTGCGCTGCGCTCCATCGGCGCGCCGCATCGCGTGGCGCTGACCGGCACGCCGCTGGAGAATCATCTGTCGGAGCTGTGGTCGATCATGGACGCGCTGAATCCCGGATTGCTCGGGACCTTGGCGCGCTTTCGCACTCGGTACGTGACGCCGATTGAGCGCAACGGCGACGCAACCCGCGCCGAGCAGTTGCGACGGTTCATCCGGCCATTTGTGTTGCGGCGGCTGAAGAACGATCCGACGGTCTCCTGCGACCTGCCCGAGAAAATGGAGATGCGTGTCTATTGCAACCTGACGCCGGAGCAGGCGGCGTTGTATGAACAAGCCGTGGCGTCGATGCTGGAACAGGTGGACCGGGCGACGGGGATCCGCCGGCGCGGGCTGATTCTCTCCACGCTGACTCGCCTGAAGCAGATTTGCAATCACCCGCTTCAATTCCTCAAGACCACGGGCAAGCTTGACGGCCGCAGCGGAAAGTGCGAACGGTTGATGGAGATGATGGAAGAGGTGCTCGAGGAGGGCGACGCGGCGCTGGTGTTCACGCAGTTCCGTGAAATGGGCGTGATCCTGGAACAAATGCTGGCGCAGCGGCTGAACACCGAAGTGCTGTTTTTGCATGGCGGCACACCGATGAAGAAGCGGAATGAACTGATCGATCGGTTTCAGAATGAGAAGGACTCGGCGAGGATTTTTCTCCTGTCGTTGCGTGCCGGCGGGTTTGGTTTGAATCTCACCCGTGCCAATCACGTGTTTCATTTTGATCGCTGGTGGAATCCGGCGGTGGAGGGGCAGGCGACCGATCGCGCGCACCGCATCGGGCAGACGCGCCGAGTTCAGGTTCATAAATTCGTCTGCATAGGAACGGTGGAAGAGCGCATCGACCGATTGTTGACCGAGAAATCGGCCTTGGCGGAGAACATCGTCGGCAGCGGCGATGATTGGTTGACGAGTCTTTCAACGGTGGAATTGAGCGAGTATCTGACGTTGTCGAATGACGCCGTGGCGGAGGTGGATTGA
- a CDS encoding SDR family oxidoreductase codes for MDPIDCYRLVGRRAIVCGSTQGIGRACAMQFATLGAAVTLVARDEAALQRVATELPTGEGQSHDFVVADFDDPPAVAANVIEHLGRIGPAHILLNNSGGPPSGPIVAAEPDAFLRAFNRLVMCNQLLARATLEGMKAEGYGRIVNIISTSVKEPIRGLGVSNTIRAAVANWAKTWSIEVAPFGITVNNILPGYTATGRLDELIAAKAKTASQSVEQVTQEMIDRIPMGRLGRPEEIAAAAGFLVSPAASYVTGTNLVVDGGRTGSL; via the coding sequence ATGGACCCCATCGACTGCTATCGACTCGTCGGCCGTCGCGCCATCGTCTGCGGCAGCACGCAGGGCATCGGTCGCGCGTGCGCGATGCAGTTCGCCACGCTGGGCGCTGCGGTGACGCTGGTCGCGCGGGATGAAGCCGCTCTCCAGCGCGTCGCGACGGAACTTCCCACGGGCGAAGGGCAATCGCACGATTTCGTCGTCGCCGATTTTGATGACCCGCCGGCGGTCGCCGCCAACGTCATCGAACACCTCGGCCGCATCGGTCCCGCGCACATCCTGCTCAACAACTCCGGCGGGCCGCCATCCGGACCGATCGTCGCCGCCGAGCCGGACGCCTTCCTCCGCGCGTTCAACCGCCTCGTCATGTGCAATCAACTGCTGGCCAGGGCGACGCTCGAGGGCATGAAAGCCGAGGGCTACGGACGCATCGTGAACATCATCTCGACTTCCGTCAAAGAACCCATCCGCGGGCTGGGCGTCTCCAACACCATCCGCGCCGCGGTCGCCAACTGGGCCAAGACCTGGTCGATCGAAGTCGCTCCGTTCGGCATCACCGTCAACAACATCCTCCCCGGCTACACCGCCACCGGCCGCCTCGACGAACTGATCGCCGCGAAAGCGAAAACCGCCTCGCAATCCGTCGAACAAGTCACGCAGGAAATGATCGACCGCATTCCGATGGGCCGGCTGGGGCGACCGGAGGAGATCGCCGCCGCCGCGGGCTTCCTCGTTTCGCCCGCCGCGTCATATGTCACCGGAACGAACCTCGTCGTCGATGGCGGTCGAACCGGGAGTCTGTGA
- a CDS encoding aldehyde dehydrogenase: protein MKIANYIGGEFVAPIGGAYLDNFEPATGKVYSHVPDSDARDVQAAVDAAEKAFPAWSRTPAAERSRIICRIADLIESKLDELARAETIDNGKPLSLSRSLDIPRAAANFRFFGTAVLHFHSESYITDGLAMNYILRGPRGVCGIISPWNLPLYVLTWKVAPAIATGNVVIAKPSELTPMTAYLLSQICREAGLPPGVLNIVHGRGATAGGAITAHPKISTISFTGGTVTGGEIAKVCAPMFKKVALELGGKNPTIVFDDADLDAAIKGSVRASFANQGQVCLCGSRIFVQETIHDEFVRRFVDAAKALKVGDPLVEGTDQGAIVSKTQLEKVRFYVDLARKEGGTILAGGGPPGDLPPRCREGYFHQPTVITGLDSSCRVNQEEIFGPVAAILPFKDELEVITQANSVEYGLASSVWTSSVSRAHRVAEQIQSGTVWVNCWMIRDLRVPFGGMKKSGVGREGGLEALRFFTEPKNVCIGTSTP, encoded by the coding sequence GTGAAGATTGCGAATTACATCGGTGGAGAATTCGTCGCCCCGATCGGCGGAGCCTATTTGGACAATTTCGAGCCGGCCACGGGCAAGGTCTACTCCCATGTACCCGATAGCGACGCGCGCGACGTGCAGGCCGCCGTCGACGCCGCCGAGAAAGCCTTCCCCGCGTGGTCACGCACGCCGGCAGCCGAACGCTCGCGCATCATTTGTCGCATTGCCGATCTGATCGAATCGAAGCTCGACGAACTGGCCCGCGCCGAGACCATCGACAACGGCAAGCCGCTTTCGCTCTCGCGCTCGCTGGACATCCCCCGCGCGGCGGCGAACTTCCGCTTCTTCGGAACAGCCGTGCTGCATTTTCATTCCGAATCGTACATCACCGACGGCCTCGCGATGAATTACATCCTCCGCGGCCCGCGCGGAGTGTGCGGAATCATCTCGCCGTGGAACCTGCCGCTCTATGTCCTGACGTGGAAAGTCGCACCGGCCATTGCCACCGGCAACGTGGTCATCGCCAAGCCATCGGAGCTGACTCCGATGACGGCGTACCTGTTGTCGCAAATCTGTCGCGAGGCGGGACTGCCGCCGGGCGTGTTGAACATCGTCCACGGGCGCGGCGCGACGGCCGGCGGCGCCATCACGGCGCACCCGAAGATTTCGACGATTTCGTTTACCGGCGGCACGGTCACCGGCGGCGAGATCGCCAAAGTCTGCGCTCCGATGTTCAAGAAGGTCGCGCTGGAACTGGGCGGCAAGAACCCGACGATTGTCTTTGACGACGCCGACTTGGACGCGGCGATCAAGGGAAGCGTGCGGGCGTCGTTCGCCAATCAGGGGCAGGTCTGCCTGTGCGGTTCGCGCATCTTTGTTCAGGAAACGATCCACGACGAATTCGTCCGGCGATTCGTCGATGCGGCGAAGGCGCTCAAAGTCGGCGACCCGCTCGTCGAAGGCACCGACCAGGGTGCGATCGTCTCGAAGACGCAACTTGAGAAAGTGAGGTTCTACGTCGACCTCGCGCGCAAAGAAGGCGGCACGATCCTCGCCGGCGGCGGCCCACCCGGCGACTTGCCGCCGCGCTGCCGCGAGGGATACTTCCACCAGCCGACCGTTATCACCGGGCTGGATTCGTCGTGCCGCGTGAACCAGGAAGAAATCTTCGGCCCGGTCGCGGCGATCCTGCCGTTCAAGGATGAACTCGAAGTGATCACGCAGGCCAACAGCGTCGAATACGGCCTCGCGTCGAGCGTTTGGACGAGCAGCGTCTCGCGTGCGCACCGAGTCGCAGAGCAAATTCAATCGGGCACGGTCTGGGTCAATTGCTGGATGATCCGCGACCTGCGCGTGCCGTTCGGCGGCATGAAAAAGAGCGGCGTCGGACGCGAGGGCGGGCTGGAGGCCCTGCGGTTCTTCACAGAACCGAAGAATGTCTGCATTGGAACCTCGACCCCATAA
- a CDS encoding RidA family protein: MADNVQITSSRAPEPVGAFPHARRVGNLLFLSGIGPRKRGSKEIPGVTLDAAGNITSYDIEVQTRAVFENVRLVLEDAGSAWENIVDVQVFLTDMKRDFPAFNRLYAEFFSSNQPTRTTIEVGSLPTPIAVELKVIATI; the protein is encoded by the coding sequence GTGGCAGACAACGTTCAAATCACAAGCTCCCGGGCACCCGAACCAGTCGGCGCGTTTCCCCATGCGCGGCGCGTGGGCAACCTGCTCTTTCTTTCCGGTATCGGCCCGCGCAAGCGAGGCAGCAAGGAAATTCCCGGCGTCACGCTCGACGCAGCCGGCAACATCACTTCATACGATATCGAAGTGCAGACACGCGCCGTGTTCGAGAATGTCCGGCTCGTGCTGGAAGACGCCGGTTCTGCATGGGAAAACATCGTCGATGTGCAAGTGTTTCTTACCGACATGAAGCGCGATTTCCCGGCATTCAATCGCCTCTATGCGGAATTTTTCTCCAGCAACCAGCCGACCCGCACGACGATCGAAGTCGGCTCGCTCCCGACTCCCATCGCCGTCGAACTGAAAGTCATTGCGACGATCTGA
- a CDS encoding NAD(+)/NADH kinase translates to MAANHRNQTPRFFLVGNAQKPNVKISFDRLARWLDGRGLLVGSDLDGKPAAINEAKPDYVVALGGDGTILNVVQAMQHRQVPIIGVNLGKLGYLAGFNENEFESQLDRILTDPDCISRRMLLDVLLVDAGGSTWRGIALNDCVLRVGDPYRTVGLSVSIDDHPVTTIVGDGLIIATPTGSTAHNMACGGPIVQPDVSAIVMTPLCPHSLTHRPIVVAPDVRVKVDVRKTSAGVAVVLDGQVVRPVPGGASLLVHRSAEQVQLVMNPHRHQWDLLVQKLKWGQGLTGPA, encoded by the coding sequence ATGGCTGCCAATCATCGAAACCAGACGCCGCGTTTCTTCCTCGTCGGCAATGCACAGAAACCCAACGTGAAGATCTCGTTTGACCGCCTAGCCCGCTGGCTGGACGGCAGGGGGTTGCTTGTCGGCAGCGATCTCGACGGCAAACCGGCGGCCATCAACGAGGCCAAGCCCGATTACGTCGTGGCGCTGGGGGGGGACGGCACGATTCTGAACGTCGTCCAGGCCATGCAGCATCGGCAGGTGCCGATCATCGGCGTGAACCTGGGCAAGCTCGGCTACCTCGCGGGCTTTAACGAAAACGAGTTCGAATCGCAACTTGACCGCATTCTGACCGATCCGGATTGCATCAGCCGCCGTATGTTGCTCGACGTGCTGCTCGTGGACGCCGGTGGGAGCACCTGGCGCGGCATCGCGCTGAATGACTGCGTGCTGCGGGTCGGCGACCCGTACCGCACCGTGGGGCTTTCGGTCAGCATCGACGATCACCCGGTGACGACAATCGTCGGCGACGGCCTGATCATCGCCACGCCGACCGGTTCGACGGCGCACAACATGGCCTGCGGCGGGCCGATCGTGCAGCCCGACGTCAGTGCCATAGTAATGACACCCCTCTGTCCCCATTCGCTGACTCATCGGCCGATCGTCGTCGCCCCGGATGTGCGCGTGAAGGTCGACGTGCGCAAGACCAGCGCCGGCGTGGCGGTCGTGCTCGACGGCCAGGTCGTTCGGCCTGTACCGGGCGGCGCGAGCCTCCTGGTGCATCGGTCGGCCGAGCAGGTGCAGCTTGTGATGAATCCCCATCGCCACCAGTGGGATTTGCTTGTGCAGAAGCTCAAATGGGGGCAGGGCTTGACCGGTCCGGCGTGA
- a CDS encoding DNRLRE domain-containing protein gives MRGSRITLLLMSWFEALTLFGVVHAAEVTLTPVKDNTLIESTDDPLSNAQGDGLYCGRTSSFAGFTLRRPVLAFDVASAIPAGSVIQSASLHLFLLRTQSVSDSHSLHRLLADWGEGTSLSPGGGGAPATPGDATWLHRFFPNQMWTTPGGDFDSTPSATSIVLNLQDTYTWGSTTRMVADVQGWLDNPSGNFGWVLLGNEVNFQTARKFASREYITPANRPRLQIMFTPPCGLGDINCDGFVNETDRDLFVGVLLGTNADPLHLARSDLNGDSLANGRDIPDMVQLLLSGP, from the coding sequence ATGCGCGGTTCGCGAATAACGCTGCTGCTCATGTCTTGGTTCGAGGCGCTGACCCTCTTCGGCGTCGTTCACGCCGCCGAAGTCACGCTCACGCCCGTCAAGGACAACACGCTGATCGAGTCCACCGACGACCCGCTTAGCAACGCCCAGGGCGATGGCCTTTATTGCGGCCGCACCTCCTCGTTCGCGGGGTTCACGCTGCGCCGACCGGTGCTGGCGTTTGACGTGGCGAGCGCCATTCCAGCCGGCTCGGTGATTCAATCGGCCTCGCTGCATCTGTTTTTGCTACGCACGCAAAGCGTCAGCGATTCCCACTCGCTTCATCGACTGCTGGCCGACTGGGGCGAGGGCACGTCGCTAAGCCCCGGAGGCGGCGGCGCCCCGGCGACCCCCGGTGACGCGACTTGGCTGCACAGGTTTTTCCCGAACCAGATGTGGACGACGCCCGGTGGCGACTTCGATTCGACACCCAGCGCCACGTCCATCGTCCTCAACTTGCAGGATACGTACACGTGGGGGTCCACGACAAGGATGGTCGCCGACGTACAGGGCTGGCTGGACAATCCCAGCGGCAACTTCGGCTGGGTGCTGCTCGGCAACGAAGTCAACTTCCAAACCGCACGAAAATTCGCCAGCCGGGAATACATCACCCCCGCAAACCGACCACGGCTCCAGATCATGTTCACTCCGCCGTGCGGACTTGGCGACATCAACTGCGACGGCTTCGTCAACGAGACCGATCGCGACCTGTTTGTCGGTGTGCTGCTCGGCACCAACGCCGACCCCTTGCACCTCGCCCGCAGCGACCTGAACGGCGATTCGCTGGCGAACGGTCGGGACATCCCGGACATGGTTCAGCTGTTGTTGAGTGGGCCTTGA
- a CDS encoding type II secretion system F family protein: MPTFQFEAMNAAGQEIKDEVDAPTSEDAIAKIRAQGYFPTKVRQKGGAKKTAAAGPARRKSTGGIGGVSQKQLTQFTRQLSTLMDAGLPILRSLRILEQQQKPGVLRVALRYVAEDVESGSTLSEAMARHPKVFDRLYCNMVAAGEAGGVLDVILQRLADFMEKAQKLKRKVIGAMVYPVCVITFALLIVSGIMYFVVPKFKTIFADFGAKLPGLTMLLLGMSDWMIGKTTDANGKEVDMLIPGWAYIVVSPIGFFVAYKLIRQFKEGRYAMDVVKLKLPILGTILSKTSVARFTRTLGTLVAAGVPILEAITITKDTSGNEVYARALSKVHDAIREGESFAVPLKATKVVDNLVVNMVDVGEETGDLDKMLIKVADNYDDEVETLVAGLVSLLEPVMVIVLGVMVGFIVIALFLPMVSLVNNLTGGGGGGGGGEL, encoded by the coding sequence ATGCCGACGTTCCAGTTCGAAGCGATGAATGCCGCGGGGCAGGAGATCAAGGACGAGGTCGATGCCCCGACCTCCGAAGACGCGATCGCGAAGATTCGCGCGCAGGGCTACTTCCCGACGAAGGTGCGTCAGAAAGGCGGCGCGAAGAAGACGGCGGCAGCCGGCCCGGCAAGGCGTAAGAGCACGGGCGGCATCGGCGGCGTGTCGCAGAAGCAGTTGACGCAGTTTACGCGACAGTTGTCAACCCTGATGGACGCCGGTCTGCCGATTCTGCGATCACTTCGCATTCTGGAGCAGCAGCAGAAGCCCGGGGTATTGCGGGTGGCGCTGCGGTATGTCGCCGAGGACGTGGAAAGCGGTTCGACGCTCTCGGAGGCGATGGCGCGGCACCCGAAGGTGTTTGATCGGCTGTACTGCAACATGGTCGCCGCGGGCGAGGCGGGCGGTGTGCTGGACGTGATCCTCCAGCGTCTGGCCGATTTCATGGAAAAGGCGCAGAAGCTGAAGCGCAAGGTGATCGGCGCGATGGTGTACCCGGTGTGCGTCATCACGTTCGCGTTGCTGATCGTGTCGGGCATCATGTATTTCGTCGTGCCGAAGTTCAAGACGATCTTCGCCGATTTCGGCGCGAAACTGCCGGGGCTGACCATGCTGCTGCTGGGCATGTCGGATTGGATGATCGGCAAGACGACCGACGCCAACGGCAAGGAAGTGGACATGCTGATCCCCGGCTGGGCGTACATTGTTGTGTCGCCGATCGGGTTCTTCGTGGCGTACAAGCTGATCCGTCAGTTCAAGGAAGGGCGCTACGCCATGGATGTGGTGAAATTGAAGCTGCCGATTCTGGGGACGATTTTGTCCAAGACATCCGTCGCACGTTTCACGCGCACCCTTGGCACGCTCGTGGCGGCCGGTGTGCCGATTCTGGAGGCGATCACCATCACCAAAGACACGTCGGGCAACGAGGTCTATGCCCGGGCCTTGTCGAAGGTGCACGACGCGATCCGCGAGGGGGAATCGTTCGCGGTGCCGCTCAAGGCGACCAAAGTGGTGGACAACCTCGTCGTCAACATGGTGGACGTCGGCGAAGAAACCGGCGATCTCGACAAGATGCTCATCAAGGTCGCGGACAACTACGATGACGAAGTCGAAACGCTCGTGGCCGGCCTGGTGAGCCTGCTCGAACCGGTGATGGTCATTGTGCTCGGCGTGATGGTCGGCTTTATCGTGATCGCGCTGTTCCTCCCGATGGTCAGCCTGGTCAACAATCTGACTGGTGGCGGTGGTGGCGGTGGTGGCGGCGAGTTGTAA
- a CDS encoding type II secretion system protein, with translation MTLTEILVVVTILSVLAGAVLVSSRLIGDARKISRARMQLNLLSQAIERYAEFWPAWRLFDPAVNQYRPIADKGWPDFIASRQFPSPPYSSVTNFNDGPPSITVPLQEWSLASMNRDLLASNACLVFALSAKTGKGPYFDADDSQLLDLRTYKGGIAEPLYPSLGAAPASSRKLIMDPWGTPLRYFWVYRDATPASGNRAHLGYLPVDYGPYHVGAGAGNINDPAFYQPTGEAKVAVGYVLESAGPNRKFGNLWKFNPTPAELDDASDNLILKP, from the coding sequence ATGACGCTCACCGAGATACTCGTCGTGGTAACGATCCTGTCGGTGCTGGCCGGCGCGGTCCTGGTCAGCAGCCGGCTGATTGGTGACGCGCGAAAGATCTCCCGCGCGCGGATGCAACTCAATCTCCTCTCGCAGGCCATCGAACGCTATGCCGAGTTCTGGCCTGCCTGGCGATTGTTCGACCCCGCGGTCAATCAATACCGGCCCATCGCCGACAAAGGCTGGCCGGATTTCATTGCTTCGCGGCAGTTCCCCTCGCCGCCCTATTCGTCGGTGACCAACTTCAACGACGGCCCGCCCTCCATCACGGTCCCCTTGCAGGAATGGAGCCTCGCGTCGATGAATCGCGATCTGCTGGCGTCCAACGCATGCCTGGTCTTCGCCCTCTCCGCCAAGACCGGAAAAGGGCCTTACTTCGACGCCGATGATTCCCAGCTGCTGGACCTGCGAACGTACAAGGGCGGCATCGCCGAGCCGCTTTATCCCTCGCTGGGCGCCGCGCCGGCTTCGTCGCGCAAGCTCATCATGGACCCCTGGGGAACACCTCTCCGCTATTTCTGGGTCTATCGCGACGCGACGCCGGCTTCGGGCAATCGCGCGCACCTCGGCTACCTGCCGGTCGATTACGGCCCGTATCACGTCGGCGCCGGCGCGGGAAACATCAACGACCCGGCGTTCTACCAGCCGACGGGCGAAGCCAAAGTGGCCGTGGGATACGTCCTGGAATCGGCCGGACCGAACCGCAAATTCGGTAATTTGTGGAAATTCAACCCGACGCCTGCCGAACTCGATGACGCGTCGGACAATCTGATCCTTAAACCGTAG
- a CDS encoding prepilin-type N-terminal cleavage/methylation domain-containing protein encodes MNAFDQHPRSKRDAWRPHRAPGHWAGGFSLAELLISLLIVSILLGIGAYAFQRTVRSNILAQARNNLLTYVKVARAYAMANNIETMLVVNPYNGRFELWHLNPPADGGPFDPFSSGLNPPQTDGYAFANVLDPSARLPLNARGVPAAAVNPIDYNDEVYRPTLDDPEEKNLDNLTWTAICFAADGQLVVRTRRIATRTYTRRDGTLRMPISARNRLLDETPDLSLSSIVTADDAPITSTRGVVISEFTPMADALRGAPLNPVNLINRWLLRTRPGQPFEAFATTIVLNRFTGQVEQQAGAQ; translated from the coding sequence ATGAACGCCTTCGATCAACACCCCCGATCCAAGCGTGATGCGTGGCGCCCGCATCGCGCGCCGGGGCATTGGGCCGGTGGGTTCTCGCTCGCCGAGTTGTTGATCTCGCTGCTGATCGTTTCCATCCTACTGGGCATCGGCGCGTATGCGTTTCAGCGCACGGTCCGATCGAACATCCTCGCCCAGGCACGGAACAATCTACTGACCTACGTCAAGGTGGCGCGTGCCTACGCCATGGCCAACAACATCGAGACCATGCTGGTGGTCAATCCGTACAACGGCCGATTCGAGCTTTGGCATCTGAATCCTCCTGCCGACGGCGGTCCGTTCGATCCCTTCAGCAGCGGTCTGAATCCGCCCCAGACCGACGGCTATGCCTTCGCCAACGTGCTGGATCCTTCAGCCAGGCTGCCGCTCAACGCCCGTGGCGTGCCGGCGGCGGCCGTCAATCCGATCGACTACAACGATGAAGTCTACCGCCCCACCCTGGACGATCCGGAAGAAAAAAACCTGGACAACCTGACCTGGACAGCCATCTGTTTCGCCGCCGACGGACAACTCGTCGTGCGAACGCGCCGCATTGCCACGCGAACGTACACCCGCCGCGACGGAACCTTGCGCATGCCGATCTCGGCGCGAAACCGTCTGCTGGACGAGACCCCGGATTTGTCCCTCTCAAGTATCGTGACGGCGGACGACGCTCCGATCACGTCCACGCGCGGCGTCGTCATTTCCGAATTCACGCCGATGGCAGACGCCTTGCGCGGCGCGCCCTTGAACCCGGTCAATCTGATCAATCGCTGGCTCCTCCGAACCCGTCCGGGGCAGCCCTTCGAAGCTTTTGCCACGACGATTGTGCTGAACCGATTCACCGGGCAGGTCGAACAACAGGCAGGAGCGCAGTAA